Within Amycolatopsis sp. cg5, the genomic segment CACAGCGAGCTTGACGTTCTCCAGCGGCGCGCCGAGCGGCACCGCGCCCGAAGTGCCTCGGACGTAACGGTGCTCGGTCGCGCCGATCGCGCATTCGGCCGGGCCGTAGACGTTCCACACCTCGGTCTGGAAGACCTCGTAGGCGCGGTCGCAGACGTCGGCGTGCAGCGCCTCACCCGCGGAAGTCAGCCAGCGCAAGCGTTTCACGCCGGCGCTGCCCGGCTCGTCGAGCAGGACCCGCAGCATCGACGGGACCAGCTCGAGCGCGGTGATGCGCTCGTCGGTGAGCAGGCGGACCAGCGCGGCCGGGTCCTGCTCGGTGCCGTCCGGCGCGATCACCACGGTGCCGCCGGCGACCAGCATCACCAGCAGCTGGAAGACCGCGGGGTCGAAACCGACCCTGGTGGCCTGCAGCAGCCGGTCGCCGGGGCCGAGGTTGTGCCCGTGCACCGCCGCGAGCAGCCGGTTCGCCAGCCCGCGGTGCGTGTTGACGACGCCCTTGGGCGTGCCGGTCGAGCCGGAGGTGTAGACCACGTAGGCCGCGTTGTCGCCGCGGATGTCGCGGGCTGGCGGGGTGGCGGACCCGTCGGATTCGACGGTGGTGAGGGTGATGCTCGTGTTCGCGGCCATCGCCGCGCGGCGCTCGGCCGGGTAGCGGGGGTCGATCAGCACGAACGTGCCGCCTGCCTTGAGCACCGCCAGCATGGCGATCACCAGGTCCGCCGACCGGGGCAGGCAGATCGCGACCGCCTGCTCGGTGGCCAGGGTGAGCTCGTTCGCGAGCCGGTTGGCGCGCGTGTCGAGCTCGGCGTAGGTGAGGCTGTGCCGCTGGTCGGTCACCGCGGTGGCGTGCGGCGTTCTCGCCACCTGCTCCTCGAACAGGTCCGCCACGGTCATGGCTTCACACCCTGGTCCATCCGCTTGCGCAGGCTCAGCGGCCGCATGTCGGTCCAGACGGTCTCGATGTGCGCGAGGCACTCCTCTTTGCTGCCCTCGGTGCCCTCGCCGCGCCAGCCGGCGGGCAGGTCACGCGCGGCGGGCCAGATCGAGTACTGCTCTTCGTGGTTGAGCACGACGCGGTAAGACATTTCAAAGCTCCTTAGGGTTTTCGCCACAGAGGTCGAGGTCGAGGGTCATGCACCGGATCCCGCCGCCCGCCTTGATGAACTCGCCGACCGGGGAGATCAGCAGCTCGAAACCCCACGCTTCGAGCTGCTTGCCGACCCTGGCCGGGCAGTCGGACATCACGATGGTCTTGCCGATGACCACCGAGTTGACGCAGAACGTCATCGCCTCTTCGACGCTGACGACCAGCGGCTCCTCGATCAGGTCGTGCAACCGCTCGCGGCTGGCCTCGTCCCAGGCGTCCGGCGAGACGATCGCGCGCCGGTCGTCGAGTGGGCAGACCGACATGTCCAGGTGATAGAACCGCGGGTCGACGAGCTTGACCGGCACGACCTCGCGTCCGAACGCTTTCGCGAGGCCCTTGTGCGCTTCGCGCGTGGAGCGGACGCCGTAGCCGCCGAGCAGCTTGTCGCCGAACGCGAGCACGTCACCGCCTTCGAGGTAGGCGCCTTCGGGCCAGTCGTCGCTGGGGATCTCGGTCCATCCGTTGCGCGACAACCAGTCCGCGCCGTGCCGGGCTTCGCCGTGCCGGTCCATGGTGCTGAACCGCGAGATGAGGAACTTCCCGCCGCTGACGATCGCGGTGTCCGTCGGGAACACCATGTCCGGCCAGTCCGGATCGGACGGTGCACTGTGGACTGTCCCGCCAGCCTTCATCAGGTTCAGCGCGAGATCGTTCCACTCCTGCCGGGTCTTGTCCGGGTCCGGCTGGTCCTTTGTGGACATCCAGGGATTGATCTCGAAGGCGACCTTGAAGTGCTCGGGATCGCGAAGCAGGAACGGCCGGTTCGCCGCCTGGGGGATCACGCGAGCACCCGCGACTGCGAGCTGCTGCGGATCTGCCGCGACTTACGCAGATCCCGGGTGACCAGGACCTTCTTGAGCCAGCGGTCGGTACCGTCGTGACTGGCGACGAACGGGCGTCGGCCGTGCACGGCGCGGTAGTTGTCGATGAACCCGATCTCACCCGACTCCAGGATCAGATCGTCGAGCACCTCGTCCAGCGCGACGATCACGGACTTGAGCGCGCGGCTCGCGTCGGAGTCACCCTCGACGGCGTCCATGTAGTAGGGGTCGATCCGGAAGTACGGCTTGTCCCGGTCACCGAAGAGCACCGGTGACGGCTTGGTGTGCTCGGCGATGTCACTGACGCTGTTCATGCTCTTGACGCGCAGATGCTCGTCGTCCGGCCGGATCAGGAACCGCGACTCGAACAGGATGTCCGCGACCTCCCTGGGCAGCGTGATGGCCGCCGCGCTGGCGAAGGTGGTCGGCACCTTCGTGTGATTGCGCATCGCCATCAGGCACAGGTAGTCACACCGGTAAGGATGGAAGCCGTCCTCGGTGTGCCACTCCAGGTTCGCCGTGCTCCCATGCCCGCTCTGCGCGAACTCCTCCCCCTTGACCGGCAGCACATCATGGATGAGCCTGCCCGCCTGCAACGTCGACCACCCGAACGGCTCACCCAGCAAAGAAGCACAGAGCACGAAGAACGTCTCCTCGCGAACCGTGCTCCCGGGGTCGTCCTGCGCGGACCAGTGCGACGGCGTCGCCCCGATCCCCTCGTCGTCGACACGGAACCCACGGACCACGACGCCGGCATTGCGTTCACACAGCTGGAACTCCCGAAGGAATTCGACGAGACCGGAGGGCAGGTTCGCGGCCAAGGTGTTGGCCCGGAACAGGAATTCAGGATCATCCGCCGACGCATAGGTGGCCCGGACCTCATCGACCAGCCCGTCGATCGCGACCCGCTCGTCCTCGCTCAGTTCATACACGCCGACATCGGCGGGAAATTTCTTGACTCCCATGGCAATCCGTTTCCTCCATGTCCGATCGATGCCCCAAGACTCGCCCCACACCCCCGGTTCGCCAATCGGCCCCGCGACGGTTTTCACCCCCCACCTCCTCCCAGCGGCGGAGACACCGTGCCGTCCACGGCTCGCGCCGACGCCGTGCCGTCCGTCTGGGTACGCGTGCCGTCCCTCCAGGTACGCGTGCCGTCCGATCCGCTGCCTGGGCCGGGCGGGTTCTGGGGTCACTGCGGAAATATCCATACGGACCGAGGGCACCTTGGCTCGCTTGAGGCCTGGGCTCGCCGGATTTCCGCGGCCGGGCTCTACTGCCTGCCCAGGTTTCCGGGTCGGCTTGCCTCGGGAGTGGTTGTGCGGCAAGGGAAACAGAAAGGTTGAGTGGCTAGTGGCATGCGCCCCTTAACGCGAGTAAGGTGGAGTATGTGATCAGCACAGAACCCCCTGACCTCCAAGCGCTACCCGAGTGGTGGCGTCTCGAGGATGACGCGCTGCTGATGGCGTACGTAGCGCGGGAGAGGGAGAAACGCCGTTTAGACGCGGAGCAGGGTCAGATCCTGGCCGAGGTTGAATCGCGTGGTGTGCGGGATGTGTCCGGCTATGCGACGGTGGCGCAGATGCTGGTGGACTGGGTCCAGATCAAACCCGCGGAGGCGAAAGCCCGCGTGGAACGCGCTCGCGCCCTCAACCCCCGCCAGGATGGTGGCATGCGGATTCCTGCGTTGGCGCCTTATGCCGCGGCGGCGGCGTTGAGGGGTGATCTGGGTCCAGCACAGCTGGATCCGATCATCACCGCGTTGGCCGGACTACCCGCGTCGGTGTCGACAGAGGACCGAGAGACCGGGGAACACATCCTGGTCGATCTGGCTCGTACGGCTGGTCCGAGGGAGATCACCAAAGCCGCCGTCAATCTGCGGGATCGGCTTGATCCTGATGGGCGGGAGCCGAAAGATCCCGATCCGGTGGCGCCGCGGCGGGAGCTGGAGTTCGTGACCCACCGCGACGGCACCCACGGGCTGAAAGTGAAGACCGACGCGGACACCATCGCCCGGTTGAAAGCACTACTCGACCCCCTCGCCAAACCCCGCCCCGCGACCGAAGAGGAAGGCCGTGATACTCGCTCGCAGTGGCAACGGTGGGGAGACGCGTTCACCGAATTCGTCCAGATGGGCATGCCCAACCCGGAAATCCCTTCTCAGGCCGGGGACAGTGTGCATGTCGTGGTCACCATCAGCCTCGACGAACTGCGGTCCGGGATCGGGCAGGGCCGACTGGACTTGGTCGGCGACATCAGCGCGGCCGAGACCCGCCGCATGGCGTGTGACTGCAAAGTCATCCCCGTCACCCTCGGCGCCGACGGCCAACCCTTAGATGTCGGCCGCGAACAACGCCTCGCCACCCCAGCACAACGACGAGCACTGGCCATCCGCGACAGAGGCTGCACCTTCCCCGGCTGCGATGCCCCGCCACAGCAATGCACCGCCCATCACATCATTTTCTGGGCACACCACGGCGAAACGAAAATCGACAACCTCGTCCTACTCTGCAGCCGACACCACCGACTGATCCACCACAGCCAATGGGACGTCCGCATCGCCACCGACAACCACCCGGAATTCATTCCACCGGCGTTCATCGACCCGGCCCGAGCGCCTCGCCGCAACACCATGCACACCCGAGCCTGAATAGAGCCTCGGCCGCGACCATCGCCCCAGAGCAGGCCGACCTGCAAGCCCCGGCCGGGCCGTAGTCGTGAGTGTTCCCAACGGTTATTGAGCGGAAATTCAAAGGTGGCGTGTCTGGTGTGCTCGGCCGTGGCCGGGGTGGCTGGTGACTCAGGATCGTTCAGGGCGGGGTGAGTGCGGCTTGCGGTGTTGGACGACGCAAACCGCACTCACCCAGGTACAAGGCCCAGGTATGAGGGGAGCCTTCATCCACGGTCGGCTCGGGTGAGGGCCTACTTCACCCGAGCCGAGTGGGTCAGGGCCTCCCTCACCCACACATACGGTCGCACTAGGCCCCCACCCCACGGATCCGAGCGAACTAGGCCCTCACCCACCCCCGACCACGACCGGACACGCACGAGGCAGCCGAGAAGGGGGTCGTGAGTGTTTTCGCCGGTTAGAACCCAATGCCACGTAGCTTGAGTTGATCAGGCTGCGCGGGTGAGTCCGCGTAGCCTGATCGTGGGTGGGCTGGGGTGGCGGGTGCTGGCTGGTTCGGTGCGTTTCTTGGCGCGGTATGCGTTGTGGCGTAACCGTTTGACCGCGCGTGGGCATGTTCGGTGTCGGCGGGGCGGGAGGGGTTTGCCGGTGATGTCGGCCAGGATCGTGGGTAGTGCGTCAGTCCAGTCCGGAGGGGGAAAAACCCGCCGTGCCGGTGGCGGAACGACGGGCGATACGCAGGACACGGCTGTAGCTGATCCGGTCGGGGTCGAGATCTGCGGCCTCGGCCGCGCGGGCGATCAGGACACTCAGGGCGTAATGGACGGTCAGCCACGCCCAGATCTCCTGATGCACCAGCTCCGGAAGCCTCGATCGCAGGATCTTGCCCGGCCCTCGAAGATGGGTTTTGAGCTGGTCATTGGCGGTTTCCTCCTCCCAGCGCTGGTGATAAGCCGCGGCGAGTTCCTCGGCGGCCGCGTCGTCGGAGTCGGTGATGTTCGTGAGCAGCACGATCAGCTCACCGGTGCCGTTGCCCACGCGGTCGGGGATGTCGTATTCCACGACCCGGACCAGGTGTGCCTCCTCGGGGTGGATCTGGTCCCCGGCCATCGCAGCGTCGAGAATCTGACGACGACGGCCCGCTCCGCGGACCTTCGGGTTGATCAGAACCGTGAGATAAGACCCGTCGGACAGAACCCGCACCACCGGCAACGCCAGGTTCGCCGGTGCCCGCCACAACAACGCCGCACCCGTGCGTGAGGCGCTGTCCCACGCGTCCCAGCTATAGAAATTCCGGTCCGCGGTCAGCAGCTCATCAGCAAGCAGACGCGGATAGAGCTCCTGCGCCAAGGTTTGCTCCCCGTCGCATAGGCGCCGACGCGAGCGGCGAGGAACGCGTGCGTGCCGCATTCGGCCAGCGCCACCACCCGCGCTTTCGGAAAGGCCGAGCGGTGCTTGCCCGATCCGGCATACCCGAACTCTCCACATTGCCCGCGGTGTCGGGCAGGTCGACCTCGAACCCGTCGATCGCCAGCAACCGCCACCCCCGCAACCACGCGCCACGCGTGTCCGAGGTCGCCACCGCCTGCGCGACACCCTCGAACACCTGCTCCATCACCACCGGCCCCAACCGTTTACGAGCCTGAGTGATCCCACTGGCCGTCGGCACCGACCAGGACGCATCCCAGCACCCGAACCGCGACAACGACCCGGTCACCTTCGTCGCGACCTCCTCATAATCATCGTCGGGGAACAAGCACATCGCCATCGTCAGCACCGCCACCACACGCGGCGGCAGCTTCCCATCCGACCGCTTCGCCCCCACCCCGCACGCCGCGATCGCGGCGTCGATCACATCCCGATCCACCGCCGCCACCAGCACACCCAGCGACACCTGATCCGGGCTGGCCGTCACACCTGAACTCATAACCGACGATCAGACCAGCCCGCCCCAGACAACCCACACCGCCACGCCGCAAACCCACCACCACAAACAAGATCAACTTAAGCTACGTGGCATTGGGTTAGAACCGGCCGTACCACTCACGACCCCAACGGACCCAGGGCGGCTCGAGCGACCGCGAGCCGGCCGAAGCCGCAAAGGGATTTCTCCTACCCGAGGAGGAGGCGGGCCGCCAGAACCGTCGCCGGGCCGATTGCTGGGCCAGGGCGGGCCGGGAATCGTGGCGGTATCGAAGGTTGGAGGGCGTATGGAACTGCTGCCGTTCTGGGCGGGGCGGGGTGACCGGCCGCCGGTGTTCTGCCTGCCGCACGCGGGGGGCGGGGCGTCGGCGTACCGGAGCCTCGCGAAGGATCTTCGCCCCGAGGTCGATCTGCAGCCCGTGCAGCTGCCCGGCCGCGAGCACCTCGCGAACACGAACCCCGTCGATGACGTGGCGAAGCTCGTCGAACTCATCGGGACCGGCCTGGAACCCTTGCTGGACAAGCCTTTCGCGCTCATGGGGCACAGCATGGGCGCGCTGCTCGCCGCCGAACTGACGGCGTGGCTGGCGAGGAACGGCAAGCCGGCGCCCGAGCTGCTCGTCGTGTCCAGCTACTTCGGGGACTTTCGGCACAACCGGGTCGCGCATGTCCAGGAGAGCGATGAGGAGCTGCTCGACGAAATCGTCAAGCTCGGTGGCACGGCGCCGGAGATCCTCGAGCACCCCGAGATGCGCGAGATCGTGCTGGACGTCATGCGCAATGACATGCGGCTGGTGCGGAACTACCGCCCGACTTATGACCGGCTGGAGGTCCCGATCCTCGCCATTGGCGGGGACCAGGACCCTGAGGTCCCGCTGGACGGGCTGGCCGCGTGGCGGCTGCGGACCACCGGGCGCTGCGAGATCCACGTACTGCGGGGCGGGCATTTCGCCGCGCAGGAACATCCACGATTCGTCGCCGAGAAGGTGAGCACCGCCTTGACCGCACCCGAAGACATCCTGCTCGACATCCTGCGCACGCGCCTGGACGACGAGGACATCACGCTCGAGGACGACTTCTACGCCGCCGGCGGCGA encodes:
- a CDS encoding DUF222 domain-containing protein, which gives rise to MISTEPPDLQALPEWWRLEDDALLMAYVAREREKRRLDAEQGQILAEVESRGVRDVSGYATVAQMLVDWVQIKPAEAKARVERARALNPRQDGGMRIPALAPYAAAAALRGDLGPAQLDPIITALAGLPASVSTEDRETGEHILVDLARTAGPREITKAAVNLRDRLDPDGREPKDPDPVAPRRELEFVTHRDGTHGLKVKTDADTIARLKALLDPLAKPRPATEEEGRDTRSQWQRWGDAFTEFVQMGMPNPEIPSQAGDSVHVVVTISLDELRSGIGQGRLDLVGDISAAETRRMACDCKVIPVTLGADGQPLDVGREQRLATPAQRRALAIRDRGCTFPGCDAPPQQCTAHHIIFWAHHGETKIDNLVLLCSRHHRLIHHSQWDVRIATDNHPEFIPPAFIDPARAPRRNTMHTRA
- a CDS encoding dimethylarginine dimethylaminohydrolase family protein, which produces MIPQAANRPFLLRDPEHFKVAFEINPWMSTKDQPDPDKTRQEWNDLALNLMKAGGTVHSAPSDPDWPDMVFPTDTAIVSGGKFLISRFSTMDRHGEARHGADWLSRNGWTEIPSDDWPEGAYLEGGDVLAFGDKLLGGYGVRSTREAHKGLAKAFGREVVPVKLVDPRFYHLDMSVCPLDDRRAIVSPDAWDEASRERLHDLIEEPLVVSVEEAMTFCVNSVVIGKTIVMSDCPARVGKQLEAWGFELLISPVGEFIKAGGGIRCMTLDLDLCGENPKEL
- a CDS encoding MbtH family NRPS accessory protein, whose amino-acid sequence is MSYRVVLNHEEQYSIWPAARDLPAGWRGEGTEGSKEECLAHIETVWTDMRPLSLRKRMDQGVKP
- the gntD gene encoding guanitoxin biosynthesis L-enduracididine beta-hydroxylase GntD; this translates as MGVKKFPADVGVYELSEDERVAIDGLVDEVRATYASADDPEFLFRANTLAANLPSGLVEFLREFQLCERNAGVVVRGFRVDDEGIGATPSHWSAQDDPGSTVREETFFVLCASLLGEPFGWSTLQAGRLIHDVLPVKGEEFAQSGHGSTANLEWHTEDGFHPYRCDYLCLMAMRNHTKVPTTFASAAAITLPREVADILFESRFLIRPDDEHLRVKSMNSVSDIAEHTKPSPVLFGDRDKPYFRIDPYYMDAVEGDSDASRALKSVIVALDEVLDDLILESGEIGFIDNYRAVHGRRPFVASHDGTDRWLKKVLVTRDLRKSRQIRSSSQSRVLA